A stretch of Aureispira sp. CCB-E DNA encodes these proteins:
- a CDS encoding peptidoglycan recognition family protein, which produces MSSPLKLVHKNKKVLFWGLLLVVVLVVTAATRKVRIIDKSRQLMRSSSKQYRTRSLDSINQIFVHHSASIGQTAEDYARYHVQSRGWPGIGYHFVIEVNGDIIQGNPLTNVSYNVAGHNTRGIGICLSGDFTRQEPSAAQLKSLGRLIAHLRRQLPQSLAVNGHKEFGQTSCPGHHLEKHLYKFQ; this is translated from the coding sequence ATGAGCAGTCCTTTAAAACTAGTCCACAAAAACAAAAAAGTCCTATTTTGGGGGCTGTTGTTGGTCGTGGTTTTGGTCGTAACCGCTGCCACTCGAAAAGTGCGCATTATAGACAAAAGCCGTCAATTAATGCGCTCGAGTAGTAAACAATACCGAACAAGATCGCTCGATAGCATCAACCAAATATTTGTCCATCATTCGGCAAGCATTGGACAAACCGCCGAAGATTATGCCCGTTATCATGTACAGTCGAGAGGATGGCCGGGGATTGGTTATCATTTTGTGATCGAGGTCAACGGCGATATTATACAAGGCAATCCCTTAACCAATGTTTCTTACAATGTAGCAGGACACAACACTCGAGGGATTGGTATTTGTTTGAGTGGAGATTTTACTAGACAAGAACCCAGTGCCGCACAGCTTAAAAGTTTGGGGCGTCTGATCGCTCATCTCCGCAGACAATTACCACAATCTTTGGCGGTCAATGGTCACAAAGAGTTCGGGCAAACGTCTTGCCCTGGCCATCATTTAGAAAAGCATTTATACAAATTTCAATAA
- a CDS encoding site-specific integrase, whose amino-acid sequence MKLIEGLKIALELKKHEARKKTILDYSSLLERFTKYWEELGNIDSHLEDFTKLDALQYLDYVLLKKKVAPITRNNYLINMKSLFYVLVDRGYINNNPFVGIKRLKVPQKKRRVFSSAETGIICNFLKDKDNGLLLAISLCYYCALRPAELRRLKIEDIDVKTGMITLSGESTKNKNLARITMPNHLIEFLKEIRITKYPLEYFVFGKDLLPAPARCGVNTICNKHRIVLKQLATYNLLTDIENKSFYSWKDTAARDMIEEGVNAAALMKHFRHSSLETTQRYLESFGVKNDRIRELKSKIF is encoded by the coding sequence ATGAAATTAATTGAAGGATTAAAGATAGCTTTAGAGCTAAAAAAACATGAAGCAAGAAAAAAAACAATCTTAGACTACAGTAGCTTATTAGAGCGCTTTACAAAATACTGGGAAGAATTGGGGAATATAGACAGCCATTTAGAAGATTTTACCAAATTGGATGCCTTGCAATATTTAGACTATGTCTTGCTAAAAAAGAAGGTTGCCCCCATTACTCGAAACAATTACCTAATTAACATGAAGTCTCTTTTTTATGTTTTAGTAGATCGTGGGTATATCAACAACAATCCATTTGTAGGCATCAAAAGGCTAAAAGTTCCCCAAAAGAAAAGACGGGTTTTTAGTTCTGCTGAAACGGGTATTATTTGCAATTTTCTAAAAGACAAAGATAACGGGCTTTTATTGGCTATTTCGCTTTGTTATTATTGTGCTTTGCGCCCTGCTGAATTAAGACGGCTTAAAATCGAAGATATAGACGTCAAAACGGGTATGATTACCCTAAGCGGAGAAAGCACCAAAAACAAGAACCTCGCTCGTATTACAATGCCTAATCATTTGATTGAGTTTTTGAAAGAAATAAGAATCACTAAATACCCTTTAGAGTATTTTGTTTTTGGCAAAGACTTACTGCCTGCTCCTGCTCGATGTGGTGTGAATACCATTTGCAACAAACATAGAATCGTATTAAAACAATTGGCGACATACAATCTTTTGACGGATATAGAAAATAAATCCTTTTATAGTTGGAAAGATACCGCCGCCCGTGATATGATCGAGGAAGGGGTCAATGCTGCGGCTTTGATGAAACATTTTAGGCATTCGTCTTTGGAGACGACACAACGATATTTAGAGAGCTTTGGGGTTAAGAATGATCGAATAAGAGAGTTAAAGAGTAAGATTTTCTAA
- a CDS encoding helix-turn-helix transcriptional regulator has protein sequence MKKGSLTPQQLFCQLLDQLAVNEYRELHKKIGITKKMLTHMRNAPHSATYEMTLKFAKALNVDPVELIDLYDFGASRITVEEYKGLK, from the coding sequence ATGAAAAAAGGATCGCTAACACCACAGCAACTTTTTTGCCAGCTCTTAGATCAATTGGCAGTAAACGAATACCGAGAGCTGCACAAAAAAATAGGAATCACAAAAAAAATGCTAACACATATGCGCAATGCGCCACATAGTGCTACTTATGAAATGACGTTGAAGTTTGCCAAAGCCTTAAATGTTGATCCCGTAGAATTAATTGATCTGTATGATTTTGGCGCTTCAAGAATAACCGTAGAAGAGTATAAAGGATTAAAATAA